CCTTTGCGGTCCTAAGGCCGAAAGGGTGTGGTGAAGAACACTGTTTTAGGGAGGACCTGCCGTGCCAGTGGGTGTGATGGCCAGACCTCTCGACCTCTATTAATTACCTCTTGAGAGGAAGCTCAAATCATAATGGATGCTGAGTATGTCCTATGCAATTGGAAAGGCCACGTTTGGCCCGCAAAGGTTTTGTCCAGAGCTAGGACCTCACCGAGACATAAGAGGAAAGGGGCACTTTTTCTTGAAGTTGAAATACTCTCAGTAGACGAAGTAATTAAAGTGAAAACCACAGACACAAAGATCCTAAATGAGTCTCAAATTGAATACGTTGCCTCCTTGCTGATAGCCGAGTTGAAGGCCAGTGTCCCACCAGGACAGGAAGTGCCCTACAGAAACGCTCTTGCAGTGGCCCTAGAGATTCTGAATGAGAGAGCGAATCTGGGTCCAGCAGGAGCCTCAGATGATCCAGAGACCACAAAGGGGACCACAAAAGCGTCCCAAAGGGGACCACAAAAGCGATCTCGTAAAAAGTTCCGGAAGCCCAAAGGGAGCTTACTGAGGCGTCTTAGGAGAAGCAAAAAACTCAAGTCGCTGCTGGTATGCTCACAGACTGAGGACGCCCCGGGTGGGGGCCGACCACAGGCACACAGAACCGTCACGCCTATTCCCAGGAAAACGCGAGCGGAGCCCTCACAAAGCTCCAGCGTGTACCCAAACTTCCCATCACGTGCAGAAGATGATCGTGAGGAAGAGGGCAAGCAAAAGAGGTGCACCTTGAGAGTTAGGGCCTTGCATTGCCCCGTCAAGGAGGAGGGTACAGGTGCTCAAGATGGAGGCACCCTTCCCTCTCCGCCGCCAGGTTTCAACCTCACTGTACCCAAGGCTCTGAAAGAAGAGGCCCATGACGCCTGCCCCAAGACCCTGGCCGTCTCCTCCGAATGCTCTGCCCTCTCCGGGAATGTTGAGGACCACGGAGAGGGTCCCCGGAAGCCAGGCTTGGAAGGTGCGGCAGCATCCTCCAGTGCCCCTCACCCGAGGCTGCGTTATTCGCTCCGTCTGGCACATAAAAAGAGGAAGCTGCAGGTGCTAGAGTTGGAGAGAGGGCTGCAAGAACTTCAGCCTTCAGTCAACTCAAAGGCCGTTAACCCCACCACTGCTATTAGAAAGGACGTCGGCAAGGAAGTGGGGCAACCGGTAAGCATGGCCTTTCCACAAGAGCCTTGTCCCATTGAAGGAGGAATGGTGGTCTGGTTTAAATTTCAGAATCACCCATTTTGGCCAGCAGTGGTAAAGAGTGTCAGCCAAACAGAGCAGACTGCCAGGGTACTTTTGATTGAGGCAAACATGCCCTGTGAAACGAGCGGCATTCAAGTTCCTCTTCGACGATTAAAACATCTGGACTgtaaggagaaggagaaactaaTGAAGAGAGCCGGGAAGGTGTACGAGCAAAGTGTGAACTGGTGTTTCTCCCTGATTTCCCACTACAGAGAAGGGCTCGGTCGTGGGTCTTTTGTAGGCTCTTTCCTGGACTATTACGCTGCTGATATCAGTTACCCAATTAGGAAAGCCATCGAAGACGGGGACATGGAGATCGATTTCCCAAAGGTGAATTATGCCGACCTGGAAGAGTCTGAGGAGGAGGCCTCCCTGGGTGGGAGGAGGCCCCGCAAGAAAATTCTCCCGGACCGGATGAGGGCTGCTCGGGACCGAGCCAACCAGAAGCTCGTGGACTACATCGTGAAAAGAAAGGGAGCCGATCACCACCTCCTGGACATTGTCAAAGGCAGGAAACAGTCCAGGTGGCTGGCATCATTTCTGAATTCAAGCAGGTACGTGATCTGCATTGAAACATACCTGGAGGATGACGACCAGTTGGATGTCGTGGTAAGACATTTACAAGAAATCTACAAACAGATAGACAAGAAAATGCTGACTCTGGCAAGGGTAGACAAGGTGAGTTTTGTCCTGGAAGTTCTTCTGCCAGAAGCAATCATTTGTTCAATTGCTGCACTTGATGGATTAGgttacaaggaggcagaacaaAAGTACCTAAAGGGGCCACCTGTGCATTACCGGGAAAAAGAGCtatttgataaaaatattctaaagggaatgagaaagagagcagcAACAAGGGGCAAAGCTAAATAACTCCTCTCGTGCCCACACTGTAGCAGGGAGACCTCTCACTGCCCTCTCCGTATGAAATGTGTGGTCCTTCCCTTCTGTACGGCATGTAAGTTACATTCTGTAAATTTGCGGCCCTGGGAACATGCTGGATTCCTTCTGGATCCATCTCTAGCACCTATGGGTAGCACGGCCATCATCATGTCTGGTTCCCAAACGCTTCACCAACTAATTTGTTAATTAGTTTGTTAATCTGTTAACTTGTTTGTTAGTTTGTAAGTTTAACTGATTTGTTAAGTGCTGCAAACAGTTGTACTTCCCGCTACTTGCGTGGACGTGTAATTATCCAGACGTTTTCATAACGTTGCCTTTGACAGTACTTCGTATTTTAATATAGGAGGCACATTCTTTTATTACGTGAGAGACCCCTGGTGTCAGACCTCGAGCCACGATCgtttttaaaatctcagttaGGTGTTTACAGGAACATCACATggatttctcattctttttgcatCGCCTCAGTATAAATGATCTGATCGCCTTCTTAAGGTAATTCCTAAATTTGATCTGCCATGCTTATCTGTTTGGAAAAATAGCCCTGAGGGGCGAAGCCAACAGCAgagatgttttgttttctgtatattgcCACTACCTTCAAATGGTTCTTGGAAAAGCAGCCTGGAACCCCAAAGTTAATGGGTCATCGGCCCGCAGTCCGCAGGTGGATGAACGAAATCTCAACGTGCAGGAAACATTTTGTCAGCCTGTGCAAGATTGTTGACTCTACGCTTCCCTCAGATTCCACTTAGGGAAGTAGCTCTTGTTCGATGGCTAAAGGGTTTCCTAAAACGGGCTCCTGGCTGTCTTCCTAAATGACCGGATGCTTTGCACATAGTGGTTTATCCCCACGGGGAAGACAACGAGAGTAATCATACACACGGTTTAGCTATTTGAGGCCTAGGAATCCAGGCTCACTGCTAGGAGCCCATCTAAGCGGCACAAATTGTAGGGAAGCACGCACTTTGTTCTGGACCTGTGTCCCCTAAAACACGGTCATTGTCTCAAACCAAGCAAGCTTTCTCTTCTGACCTATTCGCTGACGAGCCCTGACAGGTTCCAGCGGTCATAGAGGCAGCCCGGTGAGTCCCACTAGGCTGCTTGAGCAATATAGACGGACAAGGATCTGGGAACTCCGAAATGAGCAACAGAAAATCCTCCATGGGGCTAAACGTGGCTCTTGTCAGAATACATCGAAACATCTCTAACTACAAGATGAATCCTGAAGTCCACGGATTGTTATCCTAACTTGAAACAACattttttgagggggggggggggggaatgtcaCAAAAGCtagtttactttaaaaacttgATGTGAAAGAAAACACTAAAGGTTTAACACGAACCTGAGTGCATTTTTATTCTTAGAAGGAATCAACTGTCCCTCGCAGGCCCATGTTATGTATTCATATGGCCatgtgatttgtgtgtgtgtgtgtgaaattggCAAGAGTTCGCTGTTTTGATCCACAATAAAACTATTGTAGCTTTTACCTTGATCTTCTGCTCCATTGTACTTTAGATTGTACAACTACATAGTTCTCTAAATATATCTCTAAACATATATCCGtaatatatgcacatacacatacatacgtgtgtgcgcgtgtgtacaAGTTTTGAATCTCAGTGATTTCTTCTTCACATTTTAAAGTCCATTATGAATTTTCTTCTCATCCTCAGTAAATACCCACTGTAtgcttgtttttgtaattttagaaGAGGGCCTACCAAACTGTATAAACTTCAGGCCCATCAGAACCTTCCTTGAACTCTGCCTGAGAGACACCGACGACTCCTGAGGCATTCTGCCTGGGCTAATCCACATGACATCCTCATGGTCCTGAAAAGCACTTGGAAACTCATCATCTCCATGCTGTATGTGGACCTTGTACACTGGAACAACACACTTTATTTCTCTTATAAGCCAACATCGTGTCTCTCTGAATCAAATATATCACTCAACTTCAGCCTTCTCATATAGCCATATCTGGCTCTACATTCTACTATTTCCTTCACTacctcatccatccacccacccatccgtccatccataGCACGGCGAGTCAG
This region of Meles meles chromosome X, mMelMel3.1 paternal haplotype, whole genome shotgun sequence genomic DNA includes:
- the LOC123935405 gene encoding PWWP domain-containing DNA repair factor 3B-like, whose amino-acid sequence is MDAEYVLCNWKGHVWPAKVLSRARTSPRHKRKGALFLEVEILSVDEVIKVKTTDTKILNESQIEYVASLLIAELKASVPPGQEVPYRNALAVALEILNERANLGPAGASDDPETTKGTTKASQRGPQKRSRKKFRKPKGSLLRRLRRSKKLKSLLVCSQTEDAPGGGRPQAHRTVTPIPRKTRAEPSQSSSVYPNFPSRAEDDREEEGKQKRCTLRVRALHCPVKEEGTGAQDGGTLPSPPPGFNLTVPKALKEEAHDACPKTLAVSSECSALSGNVEDHGEGPRKPGLEGAAASSSAPHPRLRYSLRLAHKKRKLQVLELERGLQELQPSVNSKAVNPTTAIRKDVGKEVGQPVSMAFPQEPCPIEGGMVVWFKFQNHPFWPAVVKSVSQTEQTARVLLIEANMPCETSGIQVPLRRLKHLDCKEKEKLMKRAGKVYEQSVNWCFSLISHYREGLGRGSFVGSFLDYYAADISYPIRKAIEDGDMEIDFPKVNYADLEESEEEASLGGRRPRKKILPDRMRAARDRANQKLVDYIVKRKGADHHLLDIVKGRKQSRWLASFLNSSRYVICIETYLEDDDQLDVVVRHLQEIYKQIDKKMLTLARVDKVSFVLEVLLPEAIICSIAALDGLGYKEAEQKYLKGPPVHYREKELFDKNILKGMRKRAATRGKAK